Proteins from a single region of Microbacterium sp. zg-Y818:
- a CDS encoding neutral zinc metallopeptidase: MTFNDNARVGGNTAKRRGRNAAVVGGGAVGVGGIVVLLLSMFTGFDLGGLLGGAGGSGGGTAAEESTIANCQTGADANANDDCRLAAASLNLDQFWERELDGYRAPQLIIVDVETGTACGTASNATGPFYCPPEETVYVDPTFFGVLREQFDTTAGPLAQLYVLAHEYGHHVQQITGVFDRYPNNGSGPDSNGVRTELQADCFAGAWVADLPQQVDENGVPFMKEPTQEQIRDALAAAATVGDDNIQRQSGGTVNPESWTHGSSEQRQRWFDVGYERGASSCDTFSVSGADL; the protein is encoded by the coding sequence GTGACCTTCAATGACAATGCCCGCGTGGGCGGCAACACCGCCAAGCGACGCGGGCGAAACGCCGCCGTCGTCGGCGGCGGAGCGGTCGGTGTCGGTGGCATCGTCGTGCTGCTGCTGAGCATGTTCACCGGTTTCGATCTCGGCGGGCTGCTGGGCGGTGCCGGGGGGTCGGGCGGAGGCACGGCGGCGGAGGAGTCGACGATCGCGAACTGCCAGACGGGCGCGGACGCGAACGCGAACGACGACTGCCGGTTGGCGGCGGCGTCGCTGAACCTCGACCAGTTCTGGGAGCGTGAGCTCGACGGATACCGGGCGCCGCAGCTGATCATCGTCGATGTCGAGACGGGCACCGCGTGCGGCACGGCATCCAACGCCACGGGCCCCTTCTACTGCCCGCCCGAGGAGACCGTCTACGTCGACCCCACCTTCTTCGGCGTGCTGCGCGAGCAGTTCGACACGACGGCCGGCCCGCTCGCGCAGCTGTACGTGCTGGCGCACGAGTACGGCCACCACGTGCAGCAGATCACCGGCGTCTTCGACCGCTACCCGAACAACGGCTCTGGCCCCGACAGCAACGGGGTACGCACCGAGCTGCAGGCGGACTGCTTCGCCGGCGCCTGGGTCGCCGACCTGCCGCAGCAGGTGGACGAGAACGGCGTGCCCTTCATGAAGGAGCCGACGCAGGAGCAGATCCGCGACGCGCTCGCCGCGGCCGCGACCGTCGGCGACGACAACATCCAGCGGCAGTCCGGGGGGACCGTGAACCCCGAGAGCTGGACCCACGGTTCGAGCGAGCAGCGGCAGCGCTGGTTCGATGTCGGCTACGAGCGCGGCGCGTCGTCGTGCGACACCTTCTCGGTATCAGGAGCGGACTTGTGA
- a CDS encoding aldehyde dehydrogenase family protein, which yields MASAESPARDTDPGLPEAERARLDAAIEDLRSGSALWGQLTLPQRRTLLRRIRAAVVAVAEEWADVASTSKGLEPGHALRGEEWLSGPYAALVALDAYTDTLGALARGASPLDDLRVDEAPGGRVRVHVLPTAPIDRLLLSGYTGEVWLQPGVTAGEAARTAGLGQLPGADGGGVGVVLGAGNVTAIPFLDVLYELLAFNRVSLLKVNPTQDDLVPVYERALAPLIGAGMLRIVRGGGDVGAYLTGHPGIDHVHITGSITTFEAIVWGTGEDAAQRRETGVPRLTTPISAELGGVSPIIVVPGEWSEADLRFQAEHVVTMRLYNSGHNCIAGQVVLLSADWPQREAFLAALREAYDTAPARPVWYPGAQARVDEAASAHPGALRMGDGSRVLIEAAATDAAPVQTTEYFAPVLGVVELPGLGQDFVDAAVAHANDALTGTLGANVIIDPVTQTALGDGFEQAIAELHYGTVAINAWTALGFLTPTCSWGAFPGGTLADAPSGIGVVHNARLLDRVERSVVRGPFRPFPRSVAPGNLLAGGRPSVLPKPPWFVSARTGAAVSEGLTRFRMDGNPVRLSASLLQAFGA from the coding sequence ACACCGATCCCGGCCTGCCCGAGGCAGAGCGCGCGCGCCTGGATGCCGCCATCGAGGACCTGCGCTCCGGCTCCGCCCTCTGGGGCCAGCTGACCCTGCCCCAGCGGCGCACGCTGCTGCGGCGCATCCGCGCGGCGGTCGTCGCCGTTGCAGAGGAATGGGCCGACGTCGCCTCGACCTCCAAGGGTCTCGAGCCCGGGCATGCGCTCCGCGGCGAGGAGTGGCTCTCGGGCCCGTACGCGGCGCTCGTCGCGCTCGACGCCTACACCGACACCCTCGGTGCGCTCGCGCGCGGGGCGAGCCCTCTCGACGATCTGCGGGTCGACGAGGCCCCCGGCGGCCGGGTGCGCGTGCACGTACTGCCGACCGCGCCCATCGACCGCCTGCTGCTGTCGGGCTACACCGGCGAGGTGTGGCTGCAGCCCGGCGTGACGGCGGGCGAGGCCGCTCGCACCGCGGGCCTCGGACAGCTGCCCGGCGCCGACGGGGGCGGCGTGGGCGTGGTGCTGGGCGCCGGCAATGTCACCGCCATCCCGTTCCTCGACGTGCTGTACGAGCTGCTCGCGTTCAACCGCGTCTCGCTGCTGAAGGTCAACCCCACGCAGGACGACCTGGTGCCCGTCTACGAGCGGGCGCTCGCCCCGCTGATCGGCGCCGGGATGCTGCGGATCGTGCGCGGCGGCGGCGACGTCGGGGCGTACCTGACCGGGCACCCGGGCATCGATCACGTGCACATCACCGGGTCCATCACGACGTTCGAGGCGATCGTCTGGGGCACCGGTGAGGATGCCGCCCAGCGCCGCGAGACCGGTGTGCCGCGGCTGACCACCCCCATTTCGGCAGAGCTGGGCGGGGTCTCGCCCATCATCGTCGTGCCGGGCGAGTGGTCAGAGGCCGACCTGCGCTTCCAGGCCGAGCACGTCGTGACGATGCGGCTCTACAACAGCGGGCACAACTGCATCGCGGGTCAGGTGGTGCTGCTCAGCGCGGACTGGCCGCAGCGCGAGGCGTTCCTCGCGGCGCTGCGCGAGGCCTACGACACCGCTCCCGCCCGGCCCGTCTGGTACCCCGGTGCGCAGGCGCGGGTCGACGAAGCGGCATCCGCCCATCCCGGCGCCCTGCGCATGGGGGACGGCTCGCGCGTACTGATCGAGGCGGCGGCGACGGATGCCGCGCCCGTGCAGACCACCGAGTACTTCGCGCCGGTGCTGGGCGTCGTGGAACTTCCCGGCCTCGGGCAGGACTTCGTCGACGCGGCCGTCGCGCACGCCAACGACGCACTGACGGGGACCCTCGGCGCCAACGTCATCATCGACCCGGTGACGCAGACGGCGCTCGGGGACGGGTTCGAGCAGGCCATCGCCGAGCTGCACTACGGCACCGTCGCGATCAACGCCTGGACGGCGCTCGGGTTCCTCACCCCCACATGCTCATGGGGGGCGTTCCCGGGCGGGACCCTCGCCGATGCCCCCAGCGGCATCGGGGTCGTGCACAACGCCCGGCTGCTCGACCGGGTGGAGCGCAGCGTCGTGCGCGGACCCTTCCGACCCTTCCCGCGTTCGGTGGCGCCGGGGAACCTTCTCGCGGGCGGACGCCCCTCGGTGCTGCCGAAGCCGCCGTGGTTCGTCTCGGCCCGCACCGGCGCCGCAGTGAGCGAGGGGCTCACGCGGTTCCGCATGGATGGCAACCCCGTGCGCCTGTCGGCGAGCCTGCTGCAGGCCTTCGGCGCGTAG
- the pip gene encoding prolyl aminopeptidase — MNHAHLDDILYPPIEPYETGELLVGEGNRVYWEQSGNPQGKPVVFLHGGPGGGTAPWHRRFFDPEVYRIVLFDQRGCGRSTPHAGDPDADLRHNTTWHLVADIDLLRRTLGIDRWMVFGGSWGSTLALAYAEAHPHTVSELVLRGIFTLRAHELEWFYEGGASALFPDLWEQFIAPIPVLERARMIEAYHRRLSDPDPAVHGPAGLAWTRWEASTVTLLPDAELVESMSDPASATAFARIENHYFLNRGWLREGQLIADVGAIRHIPGVIVQGRYDVCTPMMTAWDLHRAWPEAEFVMVPDAGHSAAEPGIAAALRAATDRFAAGG, encoded by the coding sequence GTGAACCACGCGCACCTCGACGACATCCTCTACCCGCCCATCGAACCGTACGAGACCGGCGAGCTTCTGGTCGGCGAGGGCAACCGCGTCTACTGGGAGCAGTCCGGCAACCCGCAGGGAAAGCCGGTCGTGTTCCTCCACGGGGGGCCGGGAGGAGGCACGGCGCCCTGGCATCGTCGGTTCTTCGACCCCGAGGTCTACCGCATCGTGCTGTTCGACCAGCGCGGATGCGGGCGCTCCACACCGCACGCTGGTGACCCCGACGCCGACCTGCGCCACAACACCACGTGGCACCTCGTCGCCGACATCGACCTGCTGCGGCGGACGCTGGGCATCGACCGGTGGATGGTGTTCGGCGGATCGTGGGGGAGCACCCTCGCGCTCGCCTACGCCGAGGCCCACCCGCACACCGTCAGCGAGCTGGTGCTGCGCGGCATCTTCACCCTGCGCGCCCACGAGCTGGAATGGTTCTACGAAGGCGGGGCGTCGGCACTCTTCCCCGATCTGTGGGAGCAGTTCATCGCACCGATCCCGGTGCTCGAGCGCGCGCGCATGATCGAGGCGTACCACCGGCGGCTGTCGGACCCCGACCCCGCCGTGCACGGGCCGGCGGGGCTCGCGTGGACCCGGTGGGAGGCCTCGACGGTCACCCTGCTGCCCGACGCGGAGCTCGTGGAATCCATGTCGGATCCCGCCTCGGCCACGGCGTTCGCGCGCATCGAGAATCACTACTTCCTCAACCGCGGGTGGCTGCGCGAGGGGCAGCTGATCGCCGATGTCGGTGCGATCCGGCACATCCCCGGCGTCATCGTGCAGGGCCGCTATGACGTGTGCACGCCGATGATGACCGCGTGGGACCTGCACCGGGCGTGGCCCGAGGCCGAGTTCGTGATGGTGCCGGATGCCGGGCATTCGGCCGCCGAGCCCGGGATCGCCGCCGCGCTGCGCGCCGCGACCGACCGGTTCGCGGCGGGCGGCTGA